The nucleotide sequence TAAATGTCTGAATTGCCTGCATAGATGGCTCCTCTGACATCCAATTTGCCCTGAGGTTCAGTGGTGCCAATGCCGACATTTCCCGATGGCATCAACGCCAGATGATCGTTGACATCATTAGAGATGCCAATTTCCAGGGTACAAGCCTCTCCAGTGCGGGGGTAATAGCGCATCCAGGCGGTATCGCCGCTGCCCCCACCGGGGTTTTGGGGAAACAGGATACCCGCGCTGGCAGAGTTTCCTGAAGCAGGGGTAATGGCTCCCCCTGTGACCTGAAGCGTGCCGGAATTGAGCGCTATATTTCCCGTGACACTAAGTGCGCTTTGAACCGTGAGGGAACCCGTAAAGGTGCCATTTCCCGCTTGAATGGTACCTGGCACCTCTAATATGGTCGGAGTGGCGGCAGTACCAATGCTGGCATTGCCAGTGACCGATAAAGCATTTTGAACGCTTAGAGGTCCTGATATGGCGATCGCTCCAGCATTGTTGATGGACAGACGAGACGTGCCATTGGTCTGAAGGCTGAGTGGCAGCGTGGTTCCAGTTTCGGTTCCGATCGCGGCTCCACTGCCATCCACTGCCAGTTTCAGCAATGTGCCTGCGGCGTTTTCGACCAGGATCTGCCCCAGGGGATCGGGGGAACGGGCATAGAGTTGGGCGGTTGGCAGCGGTTCGGCACCGATGCCGACGTTTCCGGTGACAGAAAGGGTGCCAGTGAATGGATGGTCAGCCATGATAATCTCCTTGTTGTGTCAGCACACGCAGACTAAGTGAGTATGGGGGCGTTGCTGATTCTGGGTATGAATTAGAGGTTGTATGAATTGGAACAAAGTTTCAATTCATACGGCTATTCAGCACCACTGAGGACAGGGACATCGATCAAATAGAAACCAGACCGAACCGTTTGCAAGGTTTCTATCGTTTGATTGCCCTGGTCATCGATAGCCGATTGTTCACCCTCCGCTGCTTCTGGTTCAGGCAGGGGGCGATAGCGTTGCTTGAGTCTGGGTGCCGGGTATTTGTTTTTTAAGGATTCCAGTTCGGTGCTGGATAGTTTTTTGCAATGTTTATCCTGTTCAACGGTTTTAAGTTCGGCTCCGGATACATCCAGTTTGACAATGCCTTCTTGGGCACCGTCTTTAACCAGTACGAACTGGTAGTTGAGTCCCTGCAACACCTCGGGCAAAACCAGTTCCGCCTCTCCTCCTTCCTTCGGTTGAACCGACAGTTGAACCTGAAAAAATGCCGTTGTCATGGTACCCTCCTACTGAATATTCACAAATACAGCGATATAGCCCGTGCCTTCTTTCAGTGGTTCCAGGGCTTTGCCAATGATGCTGCCTAATTTAGGATTGGTGGCTTTTTGGGCATGTCCGGGATTTTTGGAGGAGGTGAGTAGATCCCCCACGGAGATCGCCCCTGCGGTGGCATCGACTTTGCAATGGGCAAAAGCCCCCAGGGTGACCAGATACAGTTCTCCACCATCCTCAATAAAGGTCGGATCGTCGGGTTCAACTCTGGTATCGGGAGTACTGGAATCGGGAATGGCTTCACAATCCACAATCCCAATCACACAGGTATCATTTTCCCGATCCGCCAGGGTCACTTCAGCCACCGGAGCTTTGTTATGCAATCCTCTAAACCGCGACACCGGGGTGCCTTTCAGCTTGACCACATCCCCCGTTCTCAACCGCTGTCCACTGGCGTTGATAAAGGTATCGACAAAGTGGGCGGCGCTGACGCCGCCGGTAATGCGGGCAGTGCCATCCACATTCAGGGCATGGGTTCCTGTTGGGGCGGTGGCATACACTCCGTGGACCGTGGCAATCCCTGACACCCCGGCGATCGCGGCATTGACGGGATTGGGCGCACTCGTTGGCGTGGTCGTCATCTTAGCCACCAGACCACAGGAACCCGCGCCGGATCCATTCCAGACAAAGGCGGCACCGGGCGTTGAGTTGACCCCTGGGATAGTCGTCTGCACATCCAGCCGGGTGTTGCTACCGCGTACCAGGGTATTTCCAGTCACCTGCACATTGCCGGTAATGTTACCACCGCTGGCTAAGGGCAGTGCCCCCACCTGAGCCGCCGTAACCCCATGGGGATTATTTCGCAATCCGGAATGATTTTCGCCAATCGTAATTTGTTTGGTGGTGTTATTGGGTGTGAGGGTGACTGCGTTAGCGGCAACCAGATCAATGTTGTTGCCTGGATTACTGACGACTGTGCTAGCAACTCTTAACCCTGCCAGTCCGCCTGCCACTTTGACCCCGGCTGTTTTGCGGACGGTCAGGTTAAGTTGACCAACGACTCCCGCTGGTCCGATCGTGAGCCGAGCCAACCGCAGTTTGGTGTCTTCCGGGGGTGGATTGTCTACCGAAACCAGTTCAAGGAGGGGTTGTTCAAAAATACGGGTATCCTGGCCGCCCGGTGGGGCATCGGTCGTCCGTTCCTGATAGGAAATGACCAGAAACACTTCCCGTTGAGTATCAGAGGTAGTGATTATATCCCGATTGTCTGAATTCAGGAGAATTAACAGGTGCCCATCCTGGTCGATCGCAATTCCAGGGGAAACCGATAGGCGGGTACGGTCATTGGAAACCGTCACACTTAAGCTGGTTTCAGCGTCAATAATGCCCGGAGTAAAAAGTAATTTGTTTTGCTGGCGTTGTTGCTCAATGTGGTAGCTCTGTTCTGCTTTGAAGTCTTCTTCCTGCAAAAACAGTCCAGTGAAATAGTTTAGTCGCTTTCTGATATCGGGTTCTGCCATATACCAACTCCTTGAGGTCAATTGGGGGGAATGCCCAGTAAGGTGTCTTTGCCCACGGTTGAAGTCACCCCTACCTGAATCGTGGGAAACTGCACCAGCAGTTCGTAATAGGTGTGGGCGGGTTTTTCCTGGTCAATAATGGAGCGGGCAATCTGCTCCTTACGCGATCGCTCCTCCGTAAAATCGGTGGCCCCTGAAAGAGAGAGTGACATCTTGACCATAAAAAAGTGGGGCGGACCACTGCCGATCGCGGTATCGACCCCCACCTTTGAGGTAATGCCCACCTGGAGGGGCTGGGTCAGTTCATAGATCTCTACGCTGTCCCTGGGTAAGCCGGTGTAGGCAGACAGCAGTTCTCTCAGCCCTTTCTTCGTACCCCGCTGCCGGTAAAGGGGCACAATCCGGCTGATGAACCGGCGTTTTTCTTCCTCAGTCCAGTCCTGCCGCAGGGTGAGCGCCACCCAGCCTGCCAGCCAGGGCAAAAAATCCGTTGGGGCAGATTCCCAGGTTCGCAGGAACACCTCTTCCCCACTCCGGAGGCGCACACCGGGTTCAAAGTACCGCTGGATGCCAGCCAGTTGGGTTGTTTGCGTGTCGGGATCGACAATCCCGCCCAGAATTTCTTCCAGTCCCGGTTCCTGGATTTCCTCTGAGACTTCGCCCAGACCCAACAGGATACGCTCAAAGGCCAGCAGAAATCGTCCAATAAAATTGGACTCTCCCGGTTTACTCCCCTGTTGAAAGATGGCGGGAAGATAATCCAGCAATTGACTGGCTTTTCCAGGGCGCTGGTTAATGGTCATAGTCGGTTCTCCGGGGGTCTGAACATGAAAGTATTAGCCTTCTTCAATCTGAATGTGCAGGCGCAGGTCAATCACTTCATCGGGTTCAACGCGGATTCCATCGGAAAAATCACTAATTCTGATCGCCTGTACGCCCTGAATGGGTCCTGAATTTTTGTCTTCAAAATCCCTTTCCAGAAATTGCAGGGAACTCTGGGAAATTCGCTCTAAGCGAGTTAACCGGAAGGCGATCGCTGCATTCTGGTTATTGAGAACATTTATTCGAGTAGGGTTCTTGTTGCTTGGATTGGGTTGCTGGCGCAGGGATTGCAGCAGCGATCGCACCGTTGCCTTAATTCGTTGTTTTAAGTCAGGAATATCCGTACCAGGAACAGGAGTGACCTTAATCTGGAGTGCCACGACCCGGAATTTCGTATTGGGAACAATCACAATCTGTTCCGGCAGAATGCGGGCAGCGGGCAGATGGTGGTCGTATAGCTTCAACCCAATCTGGTCACCCTCCTGATTCCACATCGGTTCTGCCGCAACACACTGGAAGTCTTGTTCCGGGCACTGGCTGGTCAGCAAAATGTCCGGTAAATAATCAATCCCTTCCAGCTTTTCTAACAACTCGTAGAACTCAGAGACATACACATCCCGCCCAAAGCTCCAGCCCGGATAGTTCGGTAATGCTGCCACTGGCAGGGGACTGAGAAAATCATTGATGACGCGAATGATCTGATGACGCAAATCCCGATCCAGCACATCAGGATAGCGGGCAACCAGAATCTCGGCACTGACCGGAGTGTAGGTGGGTCCCACCACATGCAGGCGGGTGGTGAGCAGGCGGCGTTCATCCAGATAGCTCCGCAAAATTTGAGCTTGAGGCGGGTTTGCCGAGGGCTGGGGACCCAATGCCCCGGCAGGTACCGTGGGATTGGCGGGTAGAATGACCAGGCTGACATGCCCTTCGGCGTGCTTGCGGCGATCGCTCTCCAGGGTCAATTCCAGATTCCGTTCCGCCACACAATGCGCCCGCTGAATGGGCTTTAGGCGGGAGGGCAGATTAGAGTCCTGAGTTCGCTCCAACCCGGTTACCGTCCACCATTCCTCCAGACCAGTGGAATTACCGCTCCGCTCCGCTTCCTGCATCCGCCCCAGCCAGCGATTGAAATTTTCCGTACTCAGTAGTTCATAATCTTCCCGGGTCACCGCCCGATAGCGCGATCGCAAATGTAATACGGACTTGCGAACCTCTTCCCGTAAATCCTGAGCGGGCACCCAACCCGGTCCATTCAACAGAGTGAGGAAGGTGAGAATATTCTCATCCGTAACCCGATTGAGCCGGTAAATCAGCATTTCACTTAGGTAAGCAAATAGCTCAATCAGCGTGATACCGGGATCAGAGGGATTGTAGTTGGTCCAATCAGGGGCATAGGTGGGAATCATGCTGAGGGCTTCTTTGACCAGATCCTCGTAGGTGCGATCGTCCAGGTTGGGGAGTTCCAGGGGCATGGGAGGAGAGGGGTGAGGGGTGAGAAGTGAGAAGTGAGAAGTGAGGAGTGAGGGGTGAGAAGTGAGGAGTAGCTTGTTCCCAGGCTAAGCCTGGAGAACAAGCTATGCCAGGACATTCAGCTTTAAGCCAGTGAT is from Leptothermofonsia sichuanensis E412 and encodes:
- a CDS encoding phage tail protein produces the protein MTINQRPGKASQLLDYLPAIFQQGSKPGESNFIGRFLLAFERILLGLGEVSEEIQEPGLEEILGGIVDPDTQTTQLAGIQRYFEPGVRLRSGEEVFLRTWESAPTDFLPWLAGWVALTLRQDWTEEEKRRFISRIVPLYRQRGTKKGLRELLSAYTGLPRDSVEIYELTQPLQVGITSKVGVDTAIGSGPPHFFMVKMSLSLSGATDFTEERSRKEQIARSIIDQEKPAHTYYELLVQFPTIQVGVTSTVGKDTLLGIPPN
- a CDS encoding baseplate J/gp47 family protein, yielding MPLELPNLDDRTYEDLVKEALSMIPTYAPDWTNYNPSDPGITLIELFAYLSEMLIYRLNRVTDENILTFLTLLNGPGWVPAQDLREEVRKSVLHLRSRYRAVTREDYELLSTENFNRWLGRMQEAERSGNSTGLEEWWTVTGLERTQDSNLPSRLKPIQRAHCVAERNLELTLESDRRKHAEGHVSLVILPANPTVPAGALGPQPSANPPQAQILRSYLDERRLLTTRLHVVGPTYTPVSAEILVARYPDVLDRDLRHQIIRVINDFLSPLPVAALPNYPGWSFGRDVYVSEFYELLEKLEGIDYLPDILLTSQCPEQDFQCVAAEPMWNQEGDQIGLKLYDHHLPAARILPEQIVIVPNTKFRVVALQIKVTPVPGTDIPDLKQRIKATVRSLLQSLRQQPNPSNKNPTRINVLNNQNAAIAFRLTRLERISQSSLQFLERDFEDKNSGPIQGVQAIRISDFSDGIRVEPDEVIDLRLHIQIEEG